Proteins from one Malaya genurostris strain Urasoe2022 chromosome 2, Malgen_1.1, whole genome shotgun sequence genomic window:
- the LOC131427254 gene encoding uncharacterized protein LOC131427254, translating into MGSIPFLQHNGFPPGVYCNDVDDDDDDGDEDDDENDADSTNEMPCWLTFRTPEAVTSASAKVSEKDIRKWFKTVEEYLIENDLSDALKDPARILNGDETGFALNSLSKKVLATKGSRNVSAVDTANGKQNITVLFSFAADGTIIPPDVILPYKRLSREIVSSFPPEWGLGTSDSGWMNSTNFTLYIKKILYPTLLKKGVKFPVLFFVDGHKSHTALEAADVCSKLGIVLIALYPNATRIIQPADVSIFRPLKNSWETIIDSWKTEQSSERVTIPLFGKLLREAMERSLKKSTITNAFRACGLFPFDPNAVDYTKCIAKAVHPISELITGGQVVTDLTDKNQMTLVPSSTIKEAIEMIGEERIEHYKTSVFSGLSAEEKIISFIYNKILTAGQINIDASEEAFVEPEVMIQEEDESCNALEQNFTSDIVMPLELREQSFSGEDRPIIIDDMDEAIVHEPLIVLQEGAELDDVWAQNFSSDTATVFHTSTNWKFDDDFKKAVTVPMVVDNFQFQTLDMAQESAIEEPMVVIEERVAFPDDSSDLSSDPRNCNLFRAMSTTSSGSNMLMSNNDVGPCDVLTDITNIPNSNPIQSLSASKFFVAPPTPKRNPQHRRYRQKSYAILTAGERMKELTAKAFENAEAIKIKQMKSELRIIIIIVIVPSVGVVTGWHGSALGPRREADAAMLLVRARRARLIRAVDHPIRPPIDEWMVAL; encoded by the exons TTAACGTTTAGGACACCGGAAGCAGTGACTTCAGCCAGTGCGAAGGTCTCCGAAAAAGATATTCGGAAATGGTTCAAAACTGTAGAAGAGTACTTAATCGAAAACGACCTGTCTGACGCTTTGAAAGATCCAGCACGTATACTTAATGGCGATGAAACAGGGTTCGCATTAAATTCTTTGTCCAAGAAAGTTTTGGCTACAAAGGGTTCTAGGAATGTCTCAGCAGTAGATACAGCAAATGGAAAACAAAACATAACAGTTCTTTTTTCTTTCGCGGCCGATGGAACTATTATACCACCAGATGTTATACTACCGTACAAACGCTTAAGTCGAGAAATAGTTTCTTCTTTTCCACCTGAGTGGGGACTGGGAACCTCTGATTCAGGTTGgatgaattccacgaatttcactCTTTATATAAAGAAAATTTTGTATCCTACTTTACTTAAAAAGGGAGTCAAATTTCCGGTGTTATTTTTCGTGGATGGGCATAAATCTCATACAGCCTTAGAGGCAGCAGATGTTTGCTCAAAACTAGGAATAGTTCTTATTGCTCTCTATCCCAACGCCACAAGGATAATTCAACCGGCAGATGTGTCTATATTCCGGCCACTGAAAAACAGCTGGGAAACGATAATTGACTCGTGGAAAACAGAACAATCTTCCGAGCGAGTAACGATACCCTTATTTGGAAAATTGTTGCGAGAAGCAATGGAACGATCGCTTAAGAAATCAACAATCACTAATGCATTTCGTGCTTGTGGTTTATTTCCGTTCGATCCGAATGCTGTGGATTATACAAAATGTATTGCTAAAGCAGTTCATCCAATCTCAGAATTGATAACAGGGGGTCAAGTTGTAACTGATCTAACTGATAAAAATCAAATGACTCTGGTACCTAGTTCAACAATCAAAGAAGCCATTGAAATGATTGGAGAAGAAAGAATAGAACATTACAAAACTTCCGTTTTTTCCGGTTTATCCGcggaagaaaaaataatatcatttatttacaataaaattttaactGCTGGACAAATCAACATTGATGCTTCCGAGGAAGCGTTTGTTGAACCCGAAGTCATGATTCAAGAGGAGGATGAGAGTTGTAATGCTTTGGAGCAGAATTTTACGTCCGATATTGTAATGCCCCTAGAGTTGAGAGAACAGAGTTTTTCCGGGGAGGATAGACCAATTATCATTGATGATATGGATGAAGCAATAGTACATGAACCTCTGATTGTGCTTCAAGAAGGTGCAGAATTAGATGATGTCTGGGCACAAAATTTTTCATCTGATACTGCAACAGTATTTCATACATCGACGAATTGGAAATTTGATGACGATTTCAAGAAAGCAGTTACAGTACCAATGGTCGTagataattttcaatttcagacTCTGGACATGGCTCAGGAATCCG CAATTGAAGAGCCAATGGTTGTGATAGAGGAAAGAGTAGCATTTCCAGATGACTCCTCGGATTTGTCGTCTGATCCAAGAAACTGTAATCTTTTCCGTGCTATGAGTACAACATCTTCAGGGTCGAATATGTTAATGTCTAATAATG ATGTTGGACCATGTGATGTATTGACCGATATTACAAACATTCCCAATTCAAATCCTATTCAATCATTGAGTGCTTCAAAGTTTTTCGTTGCTCCCCCAACTCCAAAGCGAAATCCGCAACATAGACGTTATAGGCAAAAATCTTATGCTATTTTGACAGCCGGAGAGAGGATGAAGGAGCTTACCGCAAAAGCGTTTGAaaatgctgaagcaataaaaatcaaacaaatgaAATCAGAGCTgc gcatcattatcattatcgtcATCGTTCCTTCGGTTGGGGTAGTCACCGGTTGGCACGGATCGGCACTCGGTCCTAGGCGGGAAGCTGACGCCGCGATGTTGTTAGTTCGGGCCAGGCGTGCGAGACTGATACGCGCCGTTGATCATCCGATTCGGCCGCCGATCGATGAGTGGATGGTCGCTCTTTGA